Proteins encoded by one window of Xanthomonas sp. DAR 80977:
- a CDS encoding SIR2 family NAD-dependent protein deacylase, which produces MHKHDPVRQISFIQQALSQNRKPIGFFLGAGCPLSIRVNEREADGKTITDPLIWDVAGLTKVIAKALSSGDPAKPKSWDKIVQIVKEDGGNSSNIELILSRIRVFASVAGIGDVRGLTAAELKVLDTEVCDVISEEVTRTLPTKDSPYHNLAIWSRSIRRERPVHLFTTNYDLLMEQALEESSAPYFDGFIGARKAFFDLGAVEDEGLLPPRWTRLWKIHGSLNWRLENETDVVRTDQKTDKQSYLIYPSHLKYDQSRKMPYLAMLDRLKAFLLAPSSLLFICGYSFADEHINDVICRSLEANPTAHVFAFVHGELETESYKLARQCALATPNLSLLGFDKAIIGRTPGDWTGDGADDLVLPPSILVKDGDKVTVRLGDFAALGALLRGLSGDGTNNDPV; this is translated from the coding sequence ATGCACAAACATGATCCGGTTCGACAGATTAGTTTCATTCAGCAGGCGCTGTCGCAGAACCGTAAGCCTATCGGCTTCTTTCTCGGCGCAGGATGCCCCCTGTCGATCCGCGTCAATGAGCGAGAGGCGGATGGAAAGACTATCACCGATCCATTGATCTGGGATGTGGCCGGATTGACGAAGGTGATCGCCAAGGCCCTGTCGAGCGGGGACCCCGCAAAGCCCAAAAGTTGGGACAAGATCGTTCAGATCGTGAAAGAGGATGGCGGCAACAGCAGCAATATCGAGCTCATCCTTAGCCGCATCCGCGTGTTCGCGAGCGTGGCTGGCATCGGAGATGTGCGCGGTCTTACAGCAGCCGAGCTCAAAGTACTCGATACCGAGGTCTGTGATGTAATCTCCGAGGAGGTCACCCGCACGCTTCCGACAAAGGACAGCCCCTATCACAATCTTGCGATCTGGAGTCGCTCGATCCGCCGTGAGCGGCCCGTCCATCTCTTTACAACCAATTACGACTTGCTTATGGAGCAGGCCCTTGAGGAAAGTTCAGCACCCTATTTCGACGGCTTCATCGGCGCCCGGAAGGCTTTCTTCGACCTCGGCGCTGTTGAGGATGAGGGCTTATTGCCACCGCGATGGACTCGGCTATGGAAAATCCATGGCTCACTCAACTGGCGCCTGGAGAACGAGACGGACGTCGTTCGAACCGATCAGAAGACCGATAAGCAGAGCTATCTGATCTACCCGTCGCATCTCAAATATGATCAGAGCCGCAAGATGCCCTATCTCGCGATGCTTGATCGCTTGAAGGCCTTCCTCCTCGCGCCGTCGTCGCTACTCTTCATCTGCGGCTATTCCTTCGCAGACGAGCATATCAACGACGTCATATGCCGCAGCCTTGAGGCGAACCCGACTGCTCATGTCTTTGCCTTTGTCCATGGCGAGCTAGAAACAGAGAGCTACAAGCTCGCGCGCCAGTGTGCGCTGGCGACCCCGAATCTGAGCCTGCTGGGGTTCGACAAGGCGATCATCGGCCGCACGCCGGGTGACTGGACAGGCGACGGGGCAGATGACCTTGTGTTGCCGCCCAGTATCCTCGTGAAGGACGGCGACAAGGTCACTGTGCGACTCGGCGACTTTGCTGCACTCGGCGCGCTGCTTCGTGGTCTCTCCGGCGACGGGACGAACAATGATCCGGTCTGA
- a CDS encoding 3'-5' exoribonuclease, producing the protein MATTYYFLDTEWADVTGSELVSLALVNEGGDRLFYAERASLPEAPTDFVRQSVYPLLDRGDAALPDAALTTELRAFLSEADAPAVMADFPNDLQLLRYALDGFELPDAQVAACGPRPAPVMTRMSKEGLPGLLVEDWFAAHPEHRARRHHALVDAQALRMAWLVATDRIPAPAWAHSYRRARG; encoded by the coding sequence ATGGCCACCACGTACTACTTCTTGGACACCGAGTGGGCCGATGTAACGGGCAGCGAGCTGGTGAGTCTGGCGCTGGTGAACGAAGGTGGAGACCGCCTTTTCTACGCTGAGCGAGCCAGCCTGCCCGAGGCTCCCACCGACTTCGTTCGTCAAAGCGTCTACCCGCTGCTAGACCGCGGCGACGCAGCCCTGCCGGATGCCGCCCTGACGACCGAGCTGCGCGCCTTCCTCAGCGAGGCCGACGCGCCGGCGGTGATGGCGGATTTCCCGAACGACCTTCAGCTGCTGCGGTATGCCTTGGATGGGTTTGAGCTCCCTGATGCCCAGGTTGCTGCGTGCGGCCCCCGGCCGGCCCCGGTCATGACGCGCATGTCCAAGGAAGGCCTTCCGGGATTGCTGGTGGAAGATTGGTTCGCGGCCCATCCGGAACATAGGGCCAGGCGCCACCATGCCTTGGTGGACGCGCAGGCCTTGCGGATGGCTTGGCTGGTGGCCACCGACCGCATCCCTGCTCCGGCGTGGGCCCACTCCTATCGCCGCGCCCGGGGATAG
- a CDS encoding UvrD-helicase domain-containing protein, giving the protein MSSVPSPNRVLLSAAGSGKTTLLVRQALERPGRRIAIVTYTLENLEEIRRSFEVHAGAVPAHVTLHSWYGFLLRECIRPYQAALCAEPRVETILFVEGLTNNRAPRTQVARHYLAGNRMYSDRAADFAVRCDELTQGQVMARLAAMYDELYIDEVQDLAGYDLDLVELLLKSAIAITLVGDTRQATYATNYAQRHSQYRGPNLAALFQIWESDGLCQLDHRLISLRCVQALCDMADTLYPQMPRTESGNGEVTGHDGIYLVAPGDVAAYMQEFAPTVLRHDRRQACDGLPAVNFGQCKGRTYPRVLIFPNGPLTQYLRTADAARITAPPKYYVAFTRARQSVAFVYAGVCTLPGHQLYVPASAST; this is encoded by the coding sequence ATGTCCAGCGTGCCATCGCCTAACCGGGTACTGCTCTCAGCGGCAGGCTCGGGCAAAACCACGCTACTGGTCCGGCAGGCCTTGGAGCGACCTGGGCGCCGCATCGCGATTGTCACCTACACGTTGGAAAATCTAGAAGAGATCCGGCGCTCGTTTGAGGTCCACGCCGGCGCGGTCCCCGCGCATGTCACGTTGCATAGCTGGTATGGCTTCCTGCTCCGAGAGTGCATCCGTCCGTACCAGGCGGCACTTTGCGCCGAGCCTCGGGTCGAGACCATCCTGTTCGTGGAAGGTCTCACCAACAACCGGGCCCCGCGCACCCAGGTCGCGCGACACTATTTGGCCGGTAACCGGATGTACTCCGACCGGGCGGCCGACTTTGCTGTGCGCTGCGATGAGCTGACCCAAGGTCAAGTGATGGCGCGCTTGGCGGCCATGTACGACGAGCTTTACATCGACGAGGTCCAGGACCTCGCCGGCTACGATCTGGATCTGGTCGAGCTGCTGCTGAAGAGCGCTATCGCCATTACGTTGGTAGGTGATACGCGCCAAGCTACGTATGCCACGAACTATGCGCAAAGGCACAGTCAATATCGCGGGCCGAACCTGGCGGCGTTGTTCCAGATCTGGGAGTCGGACGGCTTATGCCAGCTCGACCACCGTCTCATCAGTCTGCGCTGCGTCCAAGCCCTGTGCGATATGGCCGACACGCTCTATCCGCAGATGCCCCGCACCGAATCAGGCAATGGCGAGGTCACGGGGCACGACGGCATCTACCTCGTCGCTCCCGGGGACGTTGCTGCGTACATGCAGGAGTTTGCCCCCACCGTGCTTCGGCATGACCGGCGGCAAGCCTGCGACGGACTTCCTGCGGTGAACTTCGGGCAGTGCAAGGGCCGCACCTATCCCCGGGTCCTAATCTTCCCCAACGGGCCGTTGACGCAGTACCTGCGCACCGCAGATGCGGCGCGTATCACTGCGCCACCGAAATACTACGTGGCCTTTACCCGGGCACGGCAAAGCGTGGCATTTGTGTACGCCGGCGTGTGTACGCTGCCGGGGCATCAGCTCTATGTCCCTGCCAGCGCAAGCACATAG
- a CDS encoding ATP-dependent nuclease, producing MPIERIVIDNFKSFRHLDLPLNAHMNLVVGDNEVGKSTLLEAIHAVVTGQLHGRNLAYELTPHLFHQPTVREYLATLAAGTPASPPRISIEAYMGGDAALASLRGTNNSLRQDTAGIRLLVELNDDYRDEFSAYLQQHQGAVSLPVEYYTVRWYSFANNGVTARSIPFDSTIIDTHGIKTLSGADRYIAGIIEQALTPAQRVSLSLSFRRMRQSFSEEADVAAINAYLTEHTGDISHRALTVGVDTSPRSTWETSLSPYLDELPFTQAGKGEQSAVKMKLAMHAAGAAHVLLIEEPENHLSFSSMTQLIDKIAALSTAQQVIIATHSSFVLNKLGVDNVILFSAQGQMKLDQLPSDTHDYFMKLPGHDTLRLILAKQAILVEGPSDELIVQRAYSDHHGVAPMAHGVDIISVKSLAFKRFLQIADRLKIQAKVITDNDGDIAVVQERYAEHLTAIYYDSDESAPSLEEQLIKANSLAELNTVLGKTFADEVALLKYMKGHKTDTALAIFNSPHSIRFPDYVQRAIA from the coding sequence ATGCCGATCGAACGTATCGTCATCGACAACTTCAAGTCGTTTCGGCATCTGGACCTGCCGCTCAACGCCCACATGAACTTGGTGGTGGGCGACAACGAGGTGGGCAAGTCCACCCTGCTGGAGGCCATCCACGCGGTGGTCACCGGGCAGTTGCATGGGCGCAACCTTGCCTACGAGCTAACGCCTCACCTGTTTCACCAGCCCACGGTGCGAGAGTACTTGGCGACGCTTGCTGCAGGGACGCCGGCATCGCCGCCGCGGATCTCCATCGAAGCCTATATGGGCGGCGACGCCGCGCTGGCCTCGTTGCGCGGCACCAACAACTCGCTGCGCCAAGACACCGCCGGCATCCGGTTGCTGGTTGAGCTCAACGACGACTACCGCGATGAGTTCAGCGCCTACCTGCAGCAGCACCAGGGCGCGGTCAGCCTGCCGGTGGAGTACTACACGGTGCGCTGGTACTCCTTCGCCAACAATGGCGTCACCGCCCGCAGTATTCCGTTCGACTCGACCATCATCGACACGCACGGCATCAAGACCTTGTCCGGTGCCGATCGCTATATCGCCGGCATCATCGAGCAGGCATTGACGCCTGCCCAACGCGTCTCGCTGTCGCTGAGCTTCCGCCGCATGCGGCAGAGTTTTTCCGAAGAAGCGGATGTTGCGGCCATCAATGCCTACCTGACCGAGCACACCGGGGACATCAGCCACCGAGCACTGACGGTGGGTGTGGACACATCGCCGCGTTCGACGTGGGAAACCAGCTTGTCACCGTACTTGGATGAGCTACCTTTCACCCAGGCCGGCAAGGGTGAACAGAGCGCCGTGAAGATGAAGCTGGCGATGCACGCGGCGGGCGCGGCCCACGTGCTGCTGATCGAGGAGCCGGAGAATCATCTGTCCTTCTCCAGCATGACCCAGCTGATCGACAAGATTGCAGCCCTCTCCACCGCCCAACAGGTGATCATCGCCACCCACAGTAGCTTCGTGTTGAACAAGCTGGGCGTGGACAACGTGATCCTGTTCAGTGCGCAGGGCCAGATGAAGCTGGACCAGCTGCCGAGCGACACCCACGACTATTTCATGAAGCTGCCTGGTCACGACACGCTGCGGCTGATCCTGGCCAAACAGGCGATCCTTGTGGAAGGACCGTCCGATGAGCTGATCGTGCAGCGTGCTTACAGCGACCACCACGGCGTGGCGCCGATGGCCCATGGCGTGGACATCATCTCGGTCAAATCGCTGGCATTCAAACGCTTCTTGCAGATCGCGGATCGGCTGAAGATTCAGGCCAAGGTGATCACCGACAACGATGGCGACATCGCCGTTGTGCAGGAACGCTATGCAGAGCACCTCACCGCGATCTACTACGACTCCGACGAAAGTGCCCCATCGCTGGAAGAGCAACTGATCAAAGCCAATTCGCTGGCTGAGCTCAACACCGTGCTGGGAAAGACCTTCGCCGATGAGGTGGCGCTGCTCAAGTACATGAAAGGCCATAAGACCGATACGGCCCTGGCGATCTTCAACAGCCCTCACTCGATCAGGTTCCCGGACTATGTCCAGCGTGCCATCGCCTAA
- a CDS encoding alpha/beta hydrolase encodes MSRIQRLCLVLIAASLTIGCSTLRNIVYTQEERRTEQSAFFMDRRGDLYPPGDVYVSKWGVWGRKFKEASLEAHFRRQARRQSSDWQKLLRITEVKPTGNFDSDWDLVQRALVRRAADQFNHEGASDVLLVVHGFNNNFEKANKWLDPFQDYIQQARPKTHVVRMYWDGLSNRTGIGIWGEAQYNGPHVGQSLRRILNQLDPNTKLRIFTHSSGAYVVVNALGNGGASFQDFSDKSWSKQIRERAGQTEGEYAIPSRIADLRVAMLVPAQPTIAFDRFTQNKQAGSGLVGVIPKRLVLGTSAQDSATTKHFVGCEQFGVTCMATQPKSACSEVRTALERPGQPSPVVVVDFPKPSNGNRHQHGVTAYMEDTQEWGELIRQLFGPAAGEEAPLQVGSVPICS; translated from the coding sequence ATGTCTCGGATCCAAAGGCTGTGCCTGGTTCTGATTGCCGCGTCGCTGACTATTGGCTGCAGCACCTTGCGTAATATTGTTTACACACAAGAAGAGCGACGCACTGAGCAGTCTGCGTTCTTCATGGACCGACGCGGAGATCTCTACCCGCCTGGCGACGTGTATGTCAGCAAGTGGGGCGTATGGGGACGCAAGTTCAAGGAAGCAAGTCTGGAGGCGCATTTTCGGCGGCAGGCGCGCCGGCAATCTTCTGATTGGCAAAAACTTCTCCGAATTACCGAAGTGAAGCCGACCGGGAACTTCGATAGCGACTGGGACTTGGTACAGCGTGCGCTAGTGCGTCGGGCCGCCGATCAGTTCAATCACGAGGGAGCCAGCGATGTGCTTTTGGTAGTGCATGGCTTCAACAACAATTTCGAAAAGGCCAACAAGTGGCTGGATCCATTCCAGGATTACATCCAGCAAGCGCGCCCCAAAACACATGTAGTGCGAATGTACTGGGACGGGCTGTCCAACAGGACGGGAATTGGTATCTGGGGGGAGGCTCAGTACAACGGCCCTCACGTCGGACAATCGCTTCGGCGCATACTGAATCAGCTGGATCCGAACACCAAACTACGGATATTCACGCATAGCTCTGGGGCCTACGTCGTTGTCAACGCTCTCGGCAATGGTGGTGCGAGCTTCCAGGACTTCAGTGATAAGAGTTGGAGCAAACAGATCCGCGAGCGGGCGGGGCAGACGGAGGGTGAGTACGCCATCCCCTCCAGAATTGCAGATCTCCGTGTAGCGATGCTGGTTCCTGCGCAACCAACGATTGCGTTTGATCGATTCACCCAGAACAAGCAGGCGGGCTCAGGTTTGGTTGGGGTGATTCCAAAACGCCTGGTCCTAGGGACGAGTGCGCAGGATTCAGCTACGACGAAGCACTTTGTCGGATGCGAACAGTTCGGCGTTACGTGCATGGCAACTCAGCCAAAGAGTGCATGCAGCGAGGTCAGGACAGCGCTAGAGCGACCCGGGCAGCCATCGCCTGTGGTCGTTGTCGACTTCCCGAAGCCGAGCAACGGCAATCGACACCAACACGGTGTCACGGCCTACATGGAAGACACTCAGGAGTGGGGCGAACTGATCCGGCAGCTATTTGGGCCTGCCGCCGGCGAGGAAGCGCCGCTGCAGGTTGGGAGCGTGCCGATTTGCTCCTAG
- a CDS encoding ATP-binding protein: MIRSDLADRATVIGTVQDVSGTSVSVTLTSDRFSGLSFVHGQGHKIGQIGSFVKIPIGYVDLYGIVSQVGASAVPEKAALSMPNGLRWMTVQLVGEGYRTGRFQRGISQYPTFEDEVHLVSEADLQAIYGRSDEQNHLVRVGHVAGSESINALVDVNKLVTRHSAVVGTTGSGKSTTVAGLLNVLSDESRFPSARIVVLDLHGEYAKALSDRANIFKITPDVRNINEHRLCIPFWALSFDELMRVTFGSLPPDGKARNVILEQILEAKIASLTAQPITGVDPASITADSPIPFSLNKLWHDLYCREFGTYLSAGGANPLDQATWAYECDASGTKIVGDAQAAVPPRFRKVKNVASDPEKINWLPDVLNIRGPLEALGARLRVARYDFLLKPGDWHPDPHGKTTKTLADLVGQWLGSDKPITILDLSGIPSTVTNDIIGNILRVLYDGLFWARNLSEGGRERPLLVVMEEAHSYLGDNGSSAASIATQRIVKEGRKYGIGAMIVSQRPAEINPTILSQCGTFFAMRLSNATDRSHVTSALSDNLEGLTSMLPVLRTGEAIILGEAVRLPMRTMIQAPPRDRRPDSQDPLICDEAAPDESMTPGGWNLRTHIAADYRYFVENWLQQNPVSPPPKKE; encoded by the coding sequence ATGATCCGGTCTGACCTAGCTGATCGGGCGACCGTCATCGGCACGGTCCAGGACGTTAGCGGGACGTCGGTCAGCGTCACCTTGACGTCGGACCGCTTCTCGGGCCTGAGCTTTGTCCACGGCCAAGGCCACAAGATTGGCCAGATCGGCAGCTTCGTTAAAATCCCGATTGGGTATGTCGACCTCTATGGGATCGTTTCGCAGGTCGGGGCGAGCGCGGTTCCAGAGAAGGCCGCACTTTCGATGCCCAATGGGCTGCGCTGGATGACGGTCCAGCTGGTCGGCGAGGGCTACAGGACAGGACGGTTCCAGCGCGGCATATCGCAATATCCGACATTCGAGGATGAGGTTCATCTTGTCTCCGAGGCCGACCTTCAGGCGATCTACGGACGATCGGATGAGCAAAACCATCTGGTCCGCGTCGGCCATGTGGCAGGAAGCGAGTCGATCAACGCGCTGGTCGACGTGAACAAGCTCGTAACCCGCCACAGCGCTGTCGTGGGAACGACCGGCTCTGGCAAGTCGACGACGGTCGCCGGACTTCTTAATGTCCTGTCTGATGAGAGTCGCTTTCCCTCCGCGCGCATAGTCGTCCTCGACCTTCACGGGGAATATGCCAAGGCGCTTAGCGACCGCGCGAACATTTTCAAGATCACCCCGGATGTCCGCAACATCAACGAACACCGGCTGTGCATTCCATTCTGGGCCCTGAGCTTCGACGAGCTCATGCGGGTGACGTTCGGAAGCCTCCCGCCCGATGGAAAAGCACGCAACGTCATCCTCGAGCAAATACTCGAGGCCAAGATCGCAAGCCTGACGGCGCAGCCGATCACCGGTGTCGATCCCGCAAGCATCACCGCCGATAGTCCGATACCTTTCTCGCTCAACAAGCTTTGGCATGACCTATATTGCCGCGAGTTCGGAACCTATCTCAGCGCTGGCGGCGCGAACCCGTTAGATCAGGCGACCTGGGCCTATGAATGCGATGCTTCCGGCACAAAGATCGTGGGGGATGCGCAGGCCGCGGTCCCACCGCGCTTTCGCAAGGTAAAGAATGTCGCCTCTGATCCGGAGAAGATCAATTGGCTCCCGGACGTTCTCAACATCCGGGGGCCGCTTGAGGCGCTCGGCGCCCGGCTTCGTGTCGCTCGCTACGACTTCCTGTTGAAGCCCGGCGACTGGCATCCTGACCCCCATGGCAAGACGACCAAGACGCTCGCCGATCTCGTCGGGCAATGGCTCGGTAGCGACAAGCCGATCACTATCCTCGATCTGTCGGGTATTCCCTCGACGGTGACGAACGACATCATCGGCAACATATTGCGCGTTCTTTACGATGGACTTTTCTGGGCGCGTAACCTCTCGGAGGGCGGGCGCGAACGCCCGCTGCTCGTCGTGATGGAGGAAGCGCACAGCTACCTTGGCGACAATGGCAGCAGCGCAGCCTCGATCGCGACTCAGCGCATCGTCAAGGAAGGGCGCAAATATGGGATTGGCGCGATGATCGTTAGCCAGCGCCCCGCAGAGATCAACCCGACGATCCTGTCACAATGCGGGACATTCTTCGCGATGCGGTTGAGCAATGCAACGGATCGCTCGCATGTGACGAGCGCGCTTTCGGATAATCTCGAGGGCCTGACCAGCATGCTCCCGGTGCTTCGCACCGGAGAGGCGATCATCCTCGGCGAAGCGGTCCGCTTGCCAATGCGCACGATGATCCAAGCACCGCCTCGGGACCGTCGCCCCGACAGCCAGGATCCGCTCATTTGCGACGAAGCCGCGCCTGACGAATCGATGACCCCTGGTGGCTGGAACCTTCGGACCCATATTGCCGCGGACTATCGCTATTTCGTCGAGAACTGGCTGCAGCAGAACCCCGTATCCCCCCCTCCAAAGAAGGAATAA
- a CDS encoding SEC-C domain-containing protein, translating into MSGITTTPPEITRAVRRLTESVVRGAEPVYLDVQPEADAIVHECFPNVQAKVARDGGQMLCGWQLWEWPHVLVEAEFHAVWVSPAGEMVDITPKPEGETRILFVPDPRRRYEGLAIDNVRMPLRDDLLIKHFIQMSEAIVQVMNRGERSSQYGEVSVPANEIQPLLQARDFLGQSLGAGLREHAPCLCGSGSKYKRCHGAQVEAFFRR; encoded by the coding sequence ATGAGCGGAATAACCACCACACCCCCGGAAATCACCCGTGCCGTGCGGCGCCTGACCGAATCCGTCGTGCGCGGCGCAGAGCCGGTCTATCTTGATGTACAGCCGGAAGCCGACGCGATCGTGCACGAGTGCTTTCCCAACGTGCAGGCCAAGGTCGCGCGCGACGGTGGTCAGATGCTGTGCGGGTGGCAGCTGTGGGAATGGCCGCACGTGCTGGTTGAGGCAGAATTCCATGCCGTGTGGGTCAGTCCCGCAGGGGAAATGGTCGACATCACGCCAAAGCCTGAAGGTGAGACACGCATTCTCTTTGTGCCGGATCCGCGAAGACGCTACGAGGGCCTGGCCATCGACAACGTCCGCATGCCATTACGCGATGACCTGCTGATCAAGCACTTCATCCAGATGTCCGAAGCGATTGTCCAGGTGATGAACCGCGGCGAGCGATCATCCCAGTATGGCGAGGTCAGCGTGCCCGCCAATGAAATCCAGCCTCTTCTGCAGGCCAGAGACTTTCTGGGCCAGTCACTCGGTGCGGGATTGCGCGAGCATGCACCGTGCCTGTGCGGCAGCGGCAGCAAGTACAAGCGCTGTCATGGCGCGCAAGTAGAAGCATTCTTCCGTCGTTGA
- a CDS encoding DNA-binding protein, whose amino-acid sequence MARSGLYKSDVQRARDSLRAEGKNPSVDAVRVALGNTGSKTTIHRYLKELEEEDGQGVGAKIAVSDALQDLVARLAERLHAEAETVVAQAQERFQAELHERTQALEQARQDTGNLSAQLQRTETLLQTERQASEVARGEVASRTTELAQLEERIAGLTARLAEHESHARSLEQKHEHAREALEHYRTSVKDQREQEQRRHEHQVQELQVGLRQANEALTAKNHDLVQLNRENGQWLERHTRLEKEVAQLRQTIQTQQGELDTLRLTAAEHQAVQVRWGQDAQSLDTARQDLAQARTELAQERERREQAEAETLRATVRLSTLEPLLAQLQPASAGGKGAKRISSEETPAP is encoded by the coding sequence ATGGCTCGGTCTGGCTTGTACAAAAGCGATGTGCAACGTGCCCGGGACAGCCTCCGGGCCGAAGGCAAGAACCCCTCGGTAGACGCCGTCCGCGTGGCGCTGGGCAACACGGGGTCCAAAACCACCATCCACCGCTACCTGAAGGAGCTGGAAGAGGAGGACGGGCAAGGCGTAGGCGCCAAGATTGCCGTCAGCGACGCCCTGCAGGACCTGGTGGCTCGTCTGGCCGAGCGGCTGCACGCCGAGGCCGAAACCGTGGTCGCTCAAGCGCAAGAGCGGTTCCAGGCCGAGCTGCACGAGCGCACCCAAGCCTTGGAGCAGGCCCGGCAGGACACCGGCAATCTCAGCGCGCAGCTTCAGCGCACCGAGACGCTGCTACAGACAGAACGCCAGGCGAGTGAAGTGGCCAGGGGCGAAGTGGCCAGCCGCACCACCGAACTGGCCCAGCTGGAGGAGCGCATTGCCGGCCTCACGGCGCGGCTGGCAGAGCACGAAAGCCACGCGCGCTCCCTGGAGCAGAAGCATGAGCATGCCAGGGAAGCCCTTGAGCACTACCGCACATCGGTCAAAGACCAGCGCGAGCAGGAGCAACGCCGGCACGAGCACCAAGTGCAGGAACTACAGGTCGGCCTGCGCCAGGCCAACGAGGCATTGACCGCCAAGAACCATGATCTTGTGCAGCTCAACCGGGAAAACGGCCAGTGGCTGGAGCGTCATACTCGACTGGAAAAGGAGGTGGCGCAGCTGCGTCAGACCATCCAGACGCAACAGGGCGAGCTCGATACGCTGCGCCTGACGGCGGCCGAACACCAGGCGGTGCAGGTGCGCTGGGGCCAAGACGCTCAGAGTTTGGACACCGCTCGGCAAGACCTCGCACAAGCCAGAACCGAGCTGGCCCAGGAGCGCGAACGACGCGAGCAGGCCGAGGCGGAAACGCTGCGCGCAACCGTGCGCCTGAGCACCTTGGAGCCGCTGTTGGCCCAGCTACAGCCGGCCAGTGCCGGCGGCAAAGGCGCCAAGCGGATCTCATCGGAAGAGACGCCGGCGCCATAG
- a CDS encoding ArsR/SmtB family transcription factor: MNDASAVSALSALAHSDRLAAFRMLVRAGPNGMPSGEIAEALAIPPPRMSFHLATLERASLLRSWRDGRRVLYAASYEDMRQLLEFLTEDCCSGNPDICGPLNNLVIPCTVETCA, translated from the coding sequence ATGAACGATGCCTCTGCCGTCTCAGCGCTGTCTGCTCTTGCTCACTCCGACCGTCTGGCCGCATTCAGGATGCTGGTGCGCGCTGGTCCCAACGGAATGCCCTCGGGTGAAATTGCCGAAGCGCTCGCGATTCCGCCACCGCGTATGAGCTTTCACCTTGCGACCCTGGAGCGGGCGAGCCTTCTGCGCTCTTGGCGCGACGGGCGGCGTGTCCTGTACGCCGCCAGCTACGAGGACATGCGTCAGCTTCTTGAATTTCTCACCGAGGACTGCTGTTCCGGAAATCCGGACATCTGCGGCCCCCTCAATAACCTCGTCATTCCTTGTACCGTGGAGACCTGCGCATGA
- a CDS encoding arsenate reductase ArsC, translated as MSFPQPFNVLFLCTGNSARSILAESVLRKIGDGRFNAFSAGSHPKGEVHPLAIETLRQADYPVEGLRSKAWDEFGVPDAPRMDFVFTVCDQAAGEACPFWPGQPVTGHWGIEDPSHETRGDMWQRAAFRQALAYMENRIKAFVALPIHTLSRATLTAQVGDIGQFEGATSPRPDVA; from the coding sequence ATGAGCTTTCCTCAGCCCTTTAACGTCCTGTTCCTATGCACCGGTAATTCAGCCCGCTCGATCCTGGCCGAGAGCGTCCTTCGCAAGATCGGCGATGGCCGTTTCAATGCGTTCTCCGCGGGCAGCCACCCCAAGGGGGAGGTCCACCCTCTGGCAATCGAGACGCTGCGTCAGGCCGACTACCCAGTCGAGGGCCTGCGCTCCAAGGCATGGGACGAGTTCGGAGTGCCGGATGCCCCGCGCATGGATTTCGTGTTCACCGTCTGCGACCAAGCCGCCGGCGAGGCCTGCCCGTTCTGGCCAGGACAGCCGGTTACCGGGCACTGGGGCATCGAGGACCCTAGCCACGAAACGCGCGGGGACATGTGGCAGCGCGCTGCCTTCCGGCAGGCGCTGGCGTACATGGAGAACCGCATCAAGGCGTTCGTCGCGCTACCGATCCACACGCTGTCGCGGGCGACCTTGACGGCGCAGGTAGGCGACATCGGGCAGTTCGAGGGCGCCACGTCGCCCCGACCCGACGTGGCTTGA
- a CDS encoding KTSC domain-containing protein translates to MAWQDFAPFTSSNIAAIRYDEEQLLLEVEFLNSIRYHYYEVPAHIAQAFDQASSKGSFLASTIKGHYRYGRA, encoded by the coding sequence ATGGCATGGCAAGATTTCGCGCCCTTCACCTCCTCGAACATCGCGGCGATCCGTTACGATGAGGAACAGCTCCTGCTAGAGGTCGAGTTCCTCAACAGCATCCGCTATCATTATTACGAGGTGCCAGCGCATATTGCGCAAGCCTTCGACCAAGCCTCGTCGAAGGGAAGTTTCCTCGCCTCAACCATCAAGGGCCATTATCGTTACGGCCGCGCCTGA